In a single window of the Hirundo rustica isolate bHirRus1 chromosome 7, bHirRus1.pri.v3, whole genome shotgun sequence genome:
- the LRRFIP1 gene encoding leucine-rich repeat flightless-interacting protein 1 isoform X2, with product MDAAAECLSPAAQQQAEARLAAKRAARAEAREIRMKELERQQKEIEERPEKDFEKGARTVSSLSAATLASLGGTSSRRGSGDTSISADTEASIREIKDIYELKDQIQDVEGKYMQGLKELKDSLAEVEEKYKKAMVSNAQLDNEKTNFMYQVDTLKDALLELEEQLAESRRQYEEKSKEFEREKHAHSILQFQFMEIKEALKQRDEMLAEIQQLQQKQQSYVREISDLQETIEWKDKKIGALERQKDFFDSIRSERDDLRDEVVVLKEQLKKHGIIPDSDIATNGETSDILDNEGHLDSSRTVPGTTQALKTGGEGMLGKANEVEMKNEILEDVGKREILQNTEHEEHKEESEEEEEIQTLHAAEKAKAERMVEERDALPTAMIPESRFAEQAQSLTEPVSGSPSPNSDGATDGVRKGTERGGTAVQQPESTEAEPRDLSVRTNENLELGSLQGSQVSETPQETFCDSGTEQELGEAAASQEEQEDLESSPALSDHEMDGGSDTTSESSELVSNQAGLPEGAVAGLLREEGDVESSTPEEPQHSEESAENKVANVLEEKFFDCTDGRSDRTAGDRAEEDDEVGNTVQGQPREPESVGLEETEPRDRDVPAEPLEKEGGEHQACIPPASSEDSPSAAPEEPSTQGKTEDGTATAEKDGQKEELMEELEECSGSAETGEQGVASVEAGGCIPKGKGAELQQAQPAAEAVREVTTQETRLDPNLSDDEIKQSELETGDEAGEGQESRTEWGEDWNPKGEVQTSQCSEEKAGGTEGEENIPSEGKVQKVVKQVEGESKEESGVGVIVTTENKANEGALKENEQEVELADHPGGEFASEEGANNALAQKSLQNDNISEQVKLEEDVDNSLAEKPVQDENISEQVKLEEGVDNSLAEKPVQDENISEQVKLEEGVNNSLAWKLVQGDNINEQVKPEDQAEESLEDDGDAFDFDEESNQILESDEKCEGDEADTWAEEGDGANGAVGKTAHTDKAGEGTDKTETKDALTKGEVLQHKKDEPEETGCLQGEASGKTDEEADVEEDEIKVSDSSKVGKLQDRDVLEQDLESAFIKRAESREDLQVGRRSKSRSRDDCTIS from the exons ATCGAGGAGAGGCCAGAAAAAGACTTCGAGAAG GGAGCACGAACTGTCTCAAGTTTATCAGCAGCCACCTTGGCTTCTCTGGGCGGGACTTCTTCACGGAGAGGCAGTGGGGACACGTCCATCTCGGCCGACACAGAGGCGTCCATCAGGGAGATCAAG GACATCTATGAGTTAAAGGACCAGATTCAGGATGTAGAAGGCAAATACATGCAGGGCCTGAAAGAACTGAAG GACTCTCTAGCTGAAGTTGAGGAGAAATACAAGAAGGCTATGGTGTCAAATGCTCAGCTGGACAATGAGAAAACCAATTTCATGTACCAAGTGGACACCCTGAAGGATGCTCTCTTAGAGTTAGAGGAACAGCTGGCAGAATCCAGGAGGCAATATGAAGAGAAAAGTAAA GAATTTGAGAGGGAGAAGCACGCTCATAGCATATTGCAGTTCCAGTTCATGGAAATCAAAGAGGCTTTGAAGCAGAGAGACGAAATGCTTGCA GAAATCCAACAGCTGcaacagaaacagcagagcTATGTCAGGGAAATTTCTGACCTTCAGGAGACAATAGAgtggaaagacaaaaaaataggG GCACTAGAGAGGCAGAAAGATTTCTTTGATTCCATAAGGAGTGAGCGGGATGACCTTAGAGACGAAGTGGTTGTGCTGAAGGAGCAACTGAAG AAACATGGAATAATCCCAGACTCTGATATAGCCACCAACGGGGAGACATCAGACATCCTGGATAACGAAGGACACTTGGATTCTTCCCGAACTGTTCCAGGCACCACTCAGGCATTAAAGACAGGCGGGGAGGGGATGCTAG GCAAAGCCAATGAAGTGGAgatgaaaaatgagattttggaggatgtggggaaaagagaaatcttgCAGAATACTGAGCATGAGGAACACAAAGAGGagtctgaggaggaggaggaaatacAGACATTGCATGCTGCTGAAAAGGCAAAGGCAGAACGAATGGTTGAAGAACGGGACGCCCTGCCAACGGCGATGATACCAGAGAGTAGGTTTGCAGAGCAAGCCCAAAGCCTCACAGAACCTGTGTCAGGGAGCCCTTCTCCAAACAGTGACGGTGCCACAGATGGCGTGAGAAAGGGCACAGAGCGCGGGGGCACAGCAGTCCAGCAGCCTGAGAGTACAGAGGCTGAACCCCGTGACTTGAGCGTAAGGACAAATgagaacctggagctgggctctctGCAAGGCTCCCAGGTTTCTGAGACTCCTCAGGAAACGTTTTGTGACTCAGgtacagagcaggagctgggagaagccGCAGCCAGCCAGGAAGAACAAGAGGATCTTGAaagcagccctgccctgagtGATCATGAAATGGATGGAGGATCCGACACTACAAGTGAGAGCAGTGAGTTGGTTTCTAACCAGGCAGGGCTACCTGAGGGAGCAGTGGCAGGCTTGCTTAGGGAGGAGGGAGATGTGGAGAGTTCCACTCCAGAGGAACCCCAGCACTCAGAAGAAAGTGCTGAAAACAAGGTAGCAAATGTCCTGGAGGAAAAGTTTTTTGACTGCACTGATGGAAGAAGTGATAGAACAGCAGGTGACAGAGCTGAAGAAGATGATGAGGTTGGGAACACAGTTCAGGGTCAGCCAAGGGAACCTGAGTCTGTGGGTTTGGAGGAGACAGAGCCACGTGacagggatgtcccagcagagccactTGAAAAGGAAGGTGGAGAGCATCAGGCATGCATCCCACCAGCTTCTTCAGAGGACAGTCCTTCAGCAGCCCCAGAGGAACCAAGTACACAAGGTAAAACTGAAGATGGAACGGCTACAGCTGAGAAGGACGGACAGAAGGAAGAATTGatggaagagctggaggagtGTTCAGGTTCTGCCGAAACAGGCGAGCAAGGTGTGGCATCTGTGGAGGCAGGAGGCTGCATTCCCAAGGGaaagggagctgagctgcagcaggctcagccagcagcagaggctgtgagAGAGGTGACCACTCAGGAAACCCGTTTAGACCCAAATCTTTCAGATGATGAAATTAAGCAGTCAGAGTTGGAAACAGGGGAtgaggctggggaaggacagGAAAGTAGGACAGAATGGGGAGAAGATTGGAATCCAAAGGGGGAGGTTCAAACAAGTCAGTGCAGTGAAGAAAAAGCAGGTGGtacagaaggagaggaaaacattCCTTCAGAGGGTAAAGTGCAGAAGGTGGTTAAACAAGTAGAAGGTGAATCTAAAGAGGAGTCAGGTGTAGGTGTTATTGTGACTACTGAAAACAAAGCCAATGAAGGagcactgaaagaaaatgagcaagaGGTAGAGCTTGCAGACCACCCTGGTGGGGAATTTGCTTCTGAGGAAGGTGCAAATAATGCTCTGGCACAGAAGTCTCTGCAAAATGACAACATTAGTGAACAAGTTAAACTGGAGGAAGATGTAGATAATTCCCTGGCAGAGAAACCTGTGCAGGATGAAAATATCAGTGAGCAAGTTAAATTGGAGGAAGGTGTAGATAATTCCCTGGCAGAGAAACCTGTGCAGGATGAAAATATCAGTGAGCAAGTTAAATTGGAGGAAGGTGTAAATAATTCCCTGGCATGGAAGCTTGTGCAGGGTGACAACATTAATGAACAAGTGAAACCGGAGGACCAAGCAGAGGAAAGCCTGGAAGATGATGGTGATGCATTTGATTTTGATGAAGAGTCAAATCAAATACTAGAATCTGATGAAAAATGTGAAGGGGATGAAGCTGATACATGGGCAGAGGAGGGTGATGGAGCAAATGGTGCTGTTGGAAAAACTGCCCACACGGacaaagctggagagggaacaGACAAAACGGAAACCAAAGATGCCTTGACCAAAGGTGAAGTCCTGCAGCATAAAAAAGATGAGCCTGAAGAAACAGGGTGCTTGCAAGGGGAAGCATCAGGGAAAACTGATGAGGAGGCTGATGTGGAGGAAGATGAAATCAAAGTATCAGATTCTAGTAAAGTGGGAAAATTACAGGATCGAGATGTTTTGGAACAGGATTTGGAAAGTGCTTTTATTAAGAGGGCTGAAAGCAGGGAGGATTTGCAGGTTGGTAGAAGGAGTAAGAGTAGATCCAGAGATGACTGTACAATCTCCTGA
- the LRRFIP1 gene encoding leucine-rich repeat flightless-interacting protein 1 isoform X1 — translation MGTPGAGRKRLPNRERLTAEDDALNQIAREAEARLAAKRAARAEAREIRMKELERQQKEIYQVQKKYYGLDTKWGDIEQWMEDSERYSRRARRNASASDEDERVSVGSRGSLRSHLEYSSTYPVAGLESERTKKKSYSKATNGYEEDVYGSSQSRKSSRASYYSDLGLPNSSYASTSQLSSQNGNWPSLLYSDALPARSYRASVYEESVYGGSRRYSAPSSRAPSEYSCYLGSGSRASSRASSARASPVIEERPEKDFEKGARTVSSLSAATLASLGGTSSRRGSGDTSISADTEASIREIKDIYELKDQIQDVEGKYMQGLKELKDSLAEVEEKYKKAMVSNAQLDNEKTNFMYQVDTLKDALLELEEQLAESRRQYEEKSKEFEREKHAHSILQFQFMEIKEALKQRDEMLAEIQQLQQKQQSYVREISDLQETIEWKDKKIGALERQKDFFDSIRSERDDLRDEVVVLKEQLKKHGIIPDSDIATNGETSDILDNEGHLDSSRTVPGTTQALKTGGEGMLGKANEVEMKNEILEDVGKREILQNTEHEEHKEESEEEEEIQTLHAAEKAKAERMVEERDALPTAMIPESRFAEQAQSLTEPVSGSPSPNSDGATDGVRKGTERGGTAVQQPESTEAEPRDLSVRTNENLELGSLQGSQVSETPQETFCDSGTEQELGEAAASQEEQEDLESSPALSDHEMDGGSDTTSESSELVSNQAGLPEGAVAGLLREEGDVESSTPEEPQHSEESAENKVANVLEEKFFDCTDGRSDRTAGDRAEEDDEVGNTVQGQPREPESVGLEETEPRDRDVPAEPLEKEGGEHQACIPPASSEDSPSAAPEEPSTQGKTEDGTATAEKDGQKEELMEELEECSGSAETGEQGVASVEAGGCIPKGKGAELQQAQPAAEAVREVTTQETRLDPNLSDDEIKQSELETGDEAGEGQESRTEWGEDWNPKGEVQTSQCSEEKAGGTEGEENIPSEGKVQKVVKQVEGESKEESGVGVIVTTENKANEGALKENEQEVELADHPGGEFASEEGANNALAQKSLQNDNISEQVKLEEDVDNSLAEKPVQDENISEQVKLEEGVDNSLAEKPVQDENISEQVKLEEGVNNSLAWKLVQGDNINEQVKPEDQAEESLEDDGDAFDFDEESNQILESDEKCEGDEADTWAEEGDGANGAVGKTAHTDKAGEGTDKTETKDALTKGEVLQHKKDEPEETGCLQGEASGKTDEEADVEEDEIKVSDSSKVGKLQDRDVLEQDLESAFIKRAESREDLQVGRRSKSRSRDDCTIS, via the exons GCTGGATTAGAGAGTGAGCGGACCAAAAAGAAGAGCTACTCCAAAGCA ACCAATGGTTATGAGGAAGACGTGTATGGATCATCCCAGAGTAGAAAATCTAGCAGG GCTTCGTACTACTCTGACCTGGGTCTCCCCAACAGCAGCTATGCTTCCACATCTCAACTTTCTTCCCAAAATGGAAATTGG CCCTCCCTGCTGTACAGCGATGCCCTGCCAGCCAGGAGTTACAGG GCGTCTGTGTACGAGGAGAGCGTTTACGGCGGGAGCCGGCGCTATAGTGCCCCCAGTTCCCGTGCT ccttccGAGTACAGCTGCTACCTTGGTTCGGGATCTCGGGCATCCtccagagccagctctgctcgGGCCAGTCCAGTG ATCGAGGAGAGGCCAGAAAAAGACTTCGAGAAG GGAGCACGAACTGTCTCAAGTTTATCAGCAGCCACCTTGGCTTCTCTGGGCGGGACTTCTTCACGGAGAGGCAGTGGGGACACGTCCATCTCGGCCGACACAGAGGCGTCCATCAGGGAGATCAAG GACATCTATGAGTTAAAGGACCAGATTCAGGATGTAGAAGGCAAATACATGCAGGGCCTGAAAGAACTGAAG GACTCTCTAGCTGAAGTTGAGGAGAAATACAAGAAGGCTATGGTGTCAAATGCTCAGCTGGACAATGAGAAAACCAATTTCATGTACCAAGTGGACACCCTGAAGGATGCTCTCTTAGAGTTAGAGGAACAGCTGGCAGAATCCAGGAGGCAATATGAAGAGAAAAGTAAA GAATTTGAGAGGGAGAAGCACGCTCATAGCATATTGCAGTTCCAGTTCATGGAAATCAAAGAGGCTTTGAAGCAGAGAGACGAAATGCTTGCA GAAATCCAACAGCTGcaacagaaacagcagagcTATGTCAGGGAAATTTCTGACCTTCAGGAGACAATAGAgtggaaagacaaaaaaataggG GCACTAGAGAGGCAGAAAGATTTCTTTGATTCCATAAGGAGTGAGCGGGATGACCTTAGAGACGAAGTGGTTGTGCTGAAGGAGCAACTGAAG AAACATGGAATAATCCCAGACTCTGATATAGCCACCAACGGGGAGACATCAGACATCCTGGATAACGAAGGACACTTGGATTCTTCCCGAACTGTTCCAGGCACCACTCAGGCATTAAAGACAGGCGGGGAGGGGATGCTAG GCAAAGCCAATGAAGTGGAgatgaaaaatgagattttggaggatgtggggaaaagagaaatcttgCAGAATACTGAGCATGAGGAACACAAAGAGGagtctgaggaggaggaggaaatacAGACATTGCATGCTGCTGAAAAGGCAAAGGCAGAACGAATGGTTGAAGAACGGGACGCCCTGCCAACGGCGATGATACCAGAGAGTAGGTTTGCAGAGCAAGCCCAAAGCCTCACAGAACCTGTGTCAGGGAGCCCTTCTCCAAACAGTGACGGTGCCACAGATGGCGTGAGAAAGGGCACAGAGCGCGGGGGCACAGCAGTCCAGCAGCCTGAGAGTACAGAGGCTGAACCCCGTGACTTGAGCGTAAGGACAAATgagaacctggagctgggctctctGCAAGGCTCCCAGGTTTCTGAGACTCCTCAGGAAACGTTTTGTGACTCAGgtacagagcaggagctgggagaagccGCAGCCAGCCAGGAAGAACAAGAGGATCTTGAaagcagccctgccctgagtGATCATGAAATGGATGGAGGATCCGACACTACAAGTGAGAGCAGTGAGTTGGTTTCTAACCAGGCAGGGCTACCTGAGGGAGCAGTGGCAGGCTTGCTTAGGGAGGAGGGAGATGTGGAGAGTTCCACTCCAGAGGAACCCCAGCACTCAGAAGAAAGTGCTGAAAACAAGGTAGCAAATGTCCTGGAGGAAAAGTTTTTTGACTGCACTGATGGAAGAAGTGATAGAACAGCAGGTGACAGAGCTGAAGAAGATGATGAGGTTGGGAACACAGTTCAGGGTCAGCCAAGGGAACCTGAGTCTGTGGGTTTGGAGGAGACAGAGCCACGTGacagggatgtcccagcagagccactTGAAAAGGAAGGTGGAGAGCATCAGGCATGCATCCCACCAGCTTCTTCAGAGGACAGTCCTTCAGCAGCCCCAGAGGAACCAAGTACACAAGGTAAAACTGAAGATGGAACGGCTACAGCTGAGAAGGACGGACAGAAGGAAGAATTGatggaagagctggaggagtGTTCAGGTTCTGCCGAAACAGGCGAGCAAGGTGTGGCATCTGTGGAGGCAGGAGGCTGCATTCCCAAGGGaaagggagctgagctgcagcaggctcagccagcagcagaggctgtgagAGAGGTGACCACTCAGGAAACCCGTTTAGACCCAAATCTTTCAGATGATGAAATTAAGCAGTCAGAGTTGGAAACAGGGGAtgaggctggggaaggacagGAAAGTAGGACAGAATGGGGAGAAGATTGGAATCCAAAGGGGGAGGTTCAAACAAGTCAGTGCAGTGAAGAAAAAGCAGGTGGtacagaaggagaggaaaacattCCTTCAGAGGGTAAAGTGCAGAAGGTGGTTAAACAAGTAGAAGGTGAATCTAAAGAGGAGTCAGGTGTAGGTGTTATTGTGACTACTGAAAACAAAGCCAATGAAGGagcactgaaagaaaatgagcaagaGGTAGAGCTTGCAGACCACCCTGGTGGGGAATTTGCTTCTGAGGAAGGTGCAAATAATGCTCTGGCACAGAAGTCTCTGCAAAATGACAACATTAGTGAACAAGTTAAACTGGAGGAAGATGTAGATAATTCCCTGGCAGAGAAACCTGTGCAGGATGAAAATATCAGTGAGCAAGTTAAATTGGAGGAAGGTGTAGATAATTCCCTGGCAGAGAAACCTGTGCAGGATGAAAATATCAGTGAGCAAGTTAAATTGGAGGAAGGTGTAAATAATTCCCTGGCATGGAAGCTTGTGCAGGGTGACAACATTAATGAACAAGTGAAACCGGAGGACCAAGCAGAGGAAAGCCTGGAAGATGATGGTGATGCATTTGATTTTGATGAAGAGTCAAATCAAATACTAGAATCTGATGAAAAATGTGAAGGGGATGAAGCTGATACATGGGCAGAGGAGGGTGATGGAGCAAATGGTGCTGTTGGAAAAACTGCCCACACGGacaaagctggagagggaacaGACAAAACGGAAACCAAAGATGCCTTGACCAAAGGTGAAGTCCTGCAGCATAAAAAAGATGAGCCTGAAGAAACAGGGTGCTTGCAAGGGGAAGCATCAGGGAAAACTGATGAGGAGGCTGATGTGGAGGAAGATGAAATCAAAGTATCAGATTCTAGTAAAGTGGGAAAATTACAGGATCGAGATGTTTTGGAACAGGATTTGGAAAGTGCTTTTATTAAGAGGGCTGAAAGCAGGGAGGATTTGCAGGTTGGTAGAAGGAGTAAGAGTAGATCCAGAGATGACTGTACAATCTCCTGA